CTTTCAGAGATAGTCATACAGCAACTTTTGTTATGCTGAACTATCCATATAGCAATACAGTTTCATTCTCCCTTAGTTCTTCCCTTGCTGAAAACATCAGCACACATAAGATATTTGAACCTCTGTGAACTGCTTCTCATGTGTTCCATAAAGCTTCATTAATATACTGAAGCTAAGTGCTTCCTTGATATAGTATAAGATACTCCAATTTTGCGATTTGCTCCAGCTTGCTGGTAGACTACTGTGTAGCCTTATCCATAtactgaaaatgttaatttaaacaTGAAATAATCAAGAAAAATAGGGCTATATTTAATAGGGCAAGGAGAGTTAATTTGATATCTTGGAAACACTGAGTTACGCCAATGAAACATGAAAGAACATTACATTTCTGCAGGGTTTGGAGTATAAATAAACCATATCAACactaacacagaaaaatttTGCATATGCTGTcataatacattttatattaaacaaaaagaaaaatatttaaaactttattaCCTTTGCTGCGGCTATAGCGTGCTCAGGCTTAATTACTTTACTTTTGTTCTCAAAAGCATTTGTTCTGGCTTCTTCTGCTAGCCGATGGAGAAATAGTAAGAAGTTCAAATGCACCTTTAAAagagggaagaacaaaaaacaaaaacaaaaaaaatcaagaacgAAGGATTCAAACTGTTTAAGCACAGTTTTTTTAGATGTTCATAACTTCCTGAAAAACAttctcaggaaaacaaagtacCACTTAGCTCAAGTCTTAATAAATTCCCAAGACATTCCTTACTGCAAGACTccttcaaatatattttaaatttagtaTTCTTAAATTGTTTAAGAGCTCTAAAACTGATAATACAAACGACAACTAATCTAAGAGAAATCAAATCCGATTTTtattaacagtttttaaaataatgaaacgCAAAAAAATCTTAGAGAATAAAGAGCCTTTTTGCCTGTTCTCAGTGACTGCAACAGCCATACTTCTAAAGAACAGCAAATTCATCCCTGCCTTATCACCAAATGGGCCACAGACATGCTCAAGGATTTCTGCCCCTTTCCAGTGCAAAGAAGCATTGACCAATAATTTCTCCAGAACAAGAAATTCGCCACTGCCAGAAGGTTCCATCCATTTTTTCCCAGCTCATCATTTACTTTACCTTTTTACATGAAAAGGACTGGCAGGGCAGTATTCAGTTCAATACAGAATGCTTCTCTGCTactacagaagcagcaaaaatttCAGCAGGCAAGGAACTGCTCCAACTTGGACTAAAAACTGCCAGCCAAAAGCACCCCTGTGTAATAAAGGGCCTATAATATAAACTTCTAGCATTACACAGACATTATGTGAACTATTTTAGTATCCAACATGAAATTTGGTAATTGCAGCTTCTGTAAAATAAACTTTCAAACAATATTAACTTTACTACGTACAGCGtacaaaaacaatttttcaatCAAGAACTCAGGAAAATACTactgaaatacatgaaaaaaaattatttgtatgaATTAGGTGATGTACTTATTCTGCCATAACTGATCTGCAAAGCCTAGAAAGATATAACAAGAAAAGTTATAAGGGAAGAGTTTATAGGAAATACTTCGGCAGTGGGTTTGTAGCACAATGAGTCGGTCAGAGGATAGGCATTTCACTGTTCATATGACAAGCAAtttaaggattattttttttcatctcccgAATTAAATGAAGCCAGCgtgcaataaataaatttacatAACATTTGGAAGCATCTACTGCACAAAAAGCAGATGTTCTTGCAGATTTATTTAGTTTAAATCTGACCTTGATATTTTGCTAATCTTTAGTAACTCACACAAAAAATAGTCTCCAACATAATCAAGCACTACAAAAGTGCTCAACATCAGAATTCTCATTATCAGACTTATCAACATGGAGGTTAAATTTCTAGAAACAAcctgggggagaagagggaggagaaacaaaagCTTCCATACTTGCAAGTCCTCCTGCTGAAGACTTTTAGAATTTTTACCTAATGGCAAAAGTCTTAATTTCAAAACTGCCTTTAAAAACTGTGCCTTCTTCTCAAGAATTACTGTACCTTCATTTTCCTATTTTCAAAGTGAATTGCTGCATGTGGAGAAACTTCCCCTGAACTCCTAAAGATTTAAACATAGCCACATAGCTAAAATCAGAACATTCCACACAGAGCATACAAGTTAATAAATATTCCAGATTATTCAAGGCaattcagaaagggaaagaaaggcagaatgaATGAATACCATGAAGGGGGCAGATACTGACAAGTACTTAAATGATAACACTTTTGCTTAAAGACACTGCTTTACTAAGTATTTTTGTACCTTtgcataaaatttaaaacagttttgaacTACTCCTGAAAACTACCCTACACAACAAAGCCcctattttccattaaaaaaggGTTGTAAAGTTTTAAGGTTGCAAAAACTGTCTAATGCTGCTTACAGAGAAAATTCCCCACACCTGTTCACAGAACTAATGAATAGCAGGGCCAAGTTCCACAATTTTGTTGTGTATTCATAACTCCAGAACAATTCTTTAGACAGATATTTCGCCTTCAAGTGTAAACTTATCCATCATTCTATaaccaagaaaaaagaagtcacTCAAAGCAatacttttgatttttttctgcaatgtaAATACAGACCTTCCCTTCTAGCATAAACCAAGCAGCTGAtatcctgcttttcttctatAATTTCAAGCTAGAACAAAGTTCGCAGCTTTTTCCTCTCAGACCATTGGAGGGAAGGAATATCTGAACTTCTGAACAAAAATCCTTACATCTTACTTTCAAAAAGGTAAATAATTAAGTTCTAGGAGAACTGGAAAAACCTTAAACAGTGTTCCTATCTCTTCACTCAAAGATATTATCAcactcctttttaaaaagggaataacaaagacactaaaaaaatattctcaaaacTTGCTACTTACCTAACTACAGTACTAAAATCTGagccctcttttttttttattttttattttttaagaaagcaaaacccCAGCTATGTTGATTATTTATTCATAGAAATAAAGACATAAAGAGCTGCTAGCCCCGTGTATAGTTGAAGAATGTGATGGGTAATCACCACTCCCTGACTTCCCTGTTTAAAGGTAACACAAAAAAGCCAAGCCTCCTGATATAAAAGGCCTTCTAATTTGACAGCACCAGAAGAGATAATCTAAGCTTCCACCACATTATTAAAACCCATTATCATCTCATCCTTTCTGTTGGAATGAACATTCGCATAGCCACGTTTTAAGGTAGATCAGATCATTGTTGTTCATTAGTTTCAGTCAACTCAATTCCCTGCCTTTGCagctcacagaaaaaatatatctattaaCATTTGTGTAAATTTGATTAGTTGACTACCGGACTCCAGTGACTAAGCTTTGATTGTGTCTGAGCATCAGTAGCAAGGGGCCAGATCTTTAGCCCATAAAATACTCCAAAAATAGcaaaaacagcaggaagagattgtatttttattagacCAATTAGAAAAATATGTACATTCAAAAGTAAAACCTCTCATGTAATTACCATATTCATTACTATTCatcttatatttttaaattttctgtatttacattTAGCTTCATATATCCAGATGCCAACTGCCAAGATGTTGCAAGACACAACTTTCATACACATATGAAACATGGACTTACAATTCAAGTCAGGGACCATACTTCTATACAGTATGCATTAACACTCAAAGAATCACATGCATTTGAAAGCAAGACAGCATGACAGTCAAGCAAATTAAGCCTATTAAGTCacttaaaagaatattttctatgcacagacatatttttctttcaatatgGCACATACCACAAGCTCTCTTGAGATCAGGTTTCCTTGTTATAGTCAAGTGATGTCTTGGAGAGACAAACTCTTCCTGTACCACAAATGTCTTATTGCAGCTCAGAACAAATCCAGTTTTAATTGCctcatttttctgaaacttGTTCAATATGGCTCCGTTATTTCTACACCTTTATGGcagatgtttttaaactgttaaCTGGATCCAAACACCTTGTTCTCCTCATTATATGACTAACAAGACTTGCCATTCCTTAATTTTGGACAGAGGTTACTCAGGTGGccttcttaaaacaaaaaataaaataaaaaaatcattcaaGATGCCTTAACAGCTTAGCAATTAATTCATCACAATTCAGTGGATTGATATCTGTATACCCTAAATTGCTCTACATAAACATCTGCACGTTACAGCCGTATAATCCAAGTTCCTATTGCTGTCTGGCTACATCAAACTCTTTGAACAGCAGCCAATACACGTAGTGACACAACATTTATGCATCAGCCTGCCCTGAATCCCTACAGTCACTGTCAGAAACCTACAATACAGTAGCCACCAGCAAAGTAGAAATCTGCAATCACTacttattaaaattttattagaaTAGCCAATCGTTTCCCTCTCCATAAACTTTGCCTCCCCTCTGCCTGTAGGTCACTGCAGAAACACCAGTAATAGTAACTCGACATCCCATTACACCCAGCAACTCCACAGCGCGCCGGTGTGCACAATCCGACGGTCCATGTCCTTCAAGCGATAAAACATTTAGAGACTAAACGTGCCTACTTAGGGACACCTGCCCCTAGGTAACCAGAATAGCTGAACCTGCCCCCATGGCCCAAAGCACAACCGCTCCCGGCCCAGCGCTACGCCCTCAGGCTCCCCGGGGGAGCAGTCATGGAGCTAGGGGATCCAGCCCTTGAGCTCACCGCGCTACCCGTGAGGCTGGGGCCCGCAGCCGGCTGCTTGGAGCAGGCACTGTGCCCGGAGCAGGCAGGCCAGAGGCTGCCGGGACCAGCGCGGAGGGGCGGAGCAGCCCGCACCCACACCCAGGCCGCGCGCTCGGCGCCcacccctctccttcctcaccagGAGGTCGCCGTTCGCCACCAGGCGCAGCTGCGGCTTGTGAGTCTTTAGGATTTTCCTCAGCGTGCTTCGGGGCGCCGTGCGCTTCATCCTCCCCctccgccccgccgccgggTACCGGCCCAACGGCTCCCGCCCAACCGCCGCCGCCGTTCGAATCCGCCGCCCTGCCTGCCAGTGCGCGCCCGCCGTGACGCACTTCCTCCCCCCGCCCGGCGGCGTTAGCGCGTTTCCACGGCAACCGCGCGCATGGCGGCCCCTGAGGGAGCAGCCGCGGCAGGGCCGGGCGGCGCCGCTGCCCCCGGCGGCCGCACTGCGGCCGGACTGCGGccgggaggaagggagggagggagccaCCGTCCCACCTGCGTCCCTTCCGCGGGCACCGCCGGCTGCGGCTTCCCCCGAGCCCCTCGGGCGCGCTGGGCCTGGCCCTGGCCCTCGGCCCCGGCCGCTGCTGGCAGGCGGAGGCTGCCGCCTTGCAGCTGTTGCCGGCACCAAGTGACAGTTCTGTCGCGCAGGTGGGGTGAGAAGAGCTCCTCGCCCTGGTGCTGGGCTTATAGGTGCACCCCGGGTGGTCACTGCGGCCGTCGTTCCCCTCGCCAGCGGGTCACAGCGCTTCCTTGGAAGCGAACGGAGACTCTCTCCTAGCTTCGGCTTTAACAAGTTACCCAAACCACCACCCGGGCCTTTTCTAGTCAACAAGAAAGCACATGGACGTGGCAATCTCCTGACTGCCCTTGTCTAGCTTTCAGGCCACTGCCACCCACAGAGGCTTCCCAAACCAGAGGGAACGTGGCACCGGTGAGAAgggc
The Apus apus isolate bApuApu2 chromosome 3, bApuApu2.pri.cur, whole genome shotgun sequence genome window above contains:
- the CENPW gene encoding centromere protein W — its product is MKRTAPRSTLRKILKTHKPQLRLVANGDLLVHLNFLLFLHRLAEEARTNAFENKSKVIKPEHAIAAAKVILKKSRG